The Elusimicrobiota bacterium nucleotide sequence CGCGCGCGCCGCGGACGCCGGGTCGCCCCGGCCGGCCGCCGCGCGCGCGGCGGCGAGGTTGGCCGCCGCGTCGGTCGAGAAATCCTCGAACAGGCCTCGCGCGTCGCCGCCGGCCCCCGCGAGCTCCACGAAGTTCCCGAGGACTCGCTCGTCGACCGGGAGGTCCCAGCGCTCGATCGCCGCGGACAATGCCTCGAGCGTCGCCGGCTTCCCGATGAAATCGTCCATGCCGGCCTCCAGGCAGCGGCGGCGGTCGGCGTCGGTGGCGTTCGCCGTGAAGGCCACGATCGGCACGCGACGGCGGCCGGCCTCGCGGCGCCGCACCTCGGCGGCCGCCTCGAGCCCGTCCATGCCGGGCATCTGGCAGTCCATGAAGACCAGCCCGTATTCGCCGGAGTTCAGCGCCTCGAGCGCCTCCGCGCCGTTCGCCGCGGCTTCGGAGGAGCAGCCGAGGCGGGCGAGCTGGCGGACGAGGAGCCTGCGATTGATCGCGTTGTCCTCGACGATGAGGACCCTCAGGTGATCGCGAGGGCGCGAGGGAGGAGGAGGCGGCGGCAGGGCGCCGTCCCCGCCGTGGCCCGCCGCGGCTTCGGCCCGCTCCAGGGGGACCTTGAGCCAGAAGCGCGAGCCGCGTTCGGGCACGCTCTCGTAGCCGAACTCCCCGCCCATCAGCGCCGCGAGGCTCTTGCTGATGGCCAGGCCGAGGCCGGTGCCGCCGTAGCGGCGCGTCGTGGAGCCGTCGGCCTGGGCGAAGGGCTCGAACAGGCGCGCTCCCTGCTCGCGCGTGATGCCGATGCCCGTGTCGCGCACGGAGAACTCGAGCTCGACGAACGGCTCTCCGAGCTCCCGCACCCTCAGCGCCGCCGCGATCTCGCCGGATTCCGTGAACTTCACGGCGTTCGAGAGCATGTTCAGCAGGACCTGGCGCAGGCGCCCGGGATCGCCGTAAGCGCGCAGGGCCGAGGCCTCTCCCGCGTCCACCGTCAGGCGCAGGCCCTTCTCGGCGGCGCCGGGAGCCACCAGCGCCGCCGCGTCGGAGAGCACGTCCGCGGGCCGCAGGACCACGCGCTCCATCGTCATGCGGTCCGCCTCGATCTTGGAGAAATCGAGCACGTCGTCGATGAGGTCGAGGAGGCTCTGAGCCGCGCGGGAAAGGGTCTCGACGCTCTCCCGCTGGTCGTCGTCGAGGCGGGTGCCGCGCAGGAGCCCCGCCGCGCCCACCACGGCGTTGAGCGGGGTGCGCAGCTCATGGCTCACGTTGGCCATGAACTGCCCCTTCATGCGCTCCGCCTCCATGAACGGCGTGAGGTCGCGGAAGGTCAGGGTGCGCCCGACGGCGGTCTTCTCGAGACGGTAAGGGCGCGAGATCCGCTCGAAGACGCGGCCGTCCTTGAGCCGCACGACGTCCCGCTGCTCGCCGACCTCGAAGTCGTCGTAGTCATGCGTGCTCCGCTTCAGGAACCCTTCCGGGTCGGACACCTGCGGCGTGACGAGGAGCACGAGGCGCCGGTTGTCCCGGTCGGCCACGTCCTCCTCGCGCAGTCCCCACATCTCGACGAAGCGCCGGTTGAAGGTCACGATCCGCATGTCCGCGGCCACCACCAGGATGCCGTCGGCGCTCGCCTCGAGGGTGGCGCGCGCGACCGAGAGGGTCTCCTCGAGCCGGTTCCGGGAGACGACCGTCCGGGAGAGCGCGGCGCTCATGCGGTTGAAGGCGCCGGCCAGGTCGCCCAACTCGTCGGAGGAGCCGGCCGGCACCGACGCGCCGTAATCGCCCGCGGCGACCTTCACCGTGGCGTCGGCCACGGCCCGCAGGCGCCGCAGGATCATCCGGAGCAGGCCCAAGGTCACCGCGAGGGCCGCCGCGCAGAAGACGAGGACGAGCCCGACGACCTGCCTCCCGACGCGGCGCGCCGACTCGAGCGTCACGTCGAGCGGCAGGGACAGCAGCAAGGTCCCCGCCCGGGTCCGGTCCTTCGCCGAGAGGAGGAATTCCTCCTCGGGACGCCAGATCGGCAGGCCGAGCAGCAGGCGGCGGCCGCCCGCCTCGAAGATCTCCTCGACGAGCGGCGCGGACGAGTCCAGGGCCCGCCGCGACGCGGGGTCGACGCGGCGGCGGCCCTGCTCGAGGACGTTCGTGTGAGCCAGGACCCGCCCGTCGGGGGAGACGACGGCGGCGTAGGCCGCGCCGGTGAAGCCCTGGATCGCCTGCACGCGGGGGAGCAGCTGCGCCTCGCGCCCGGAGGAGGCCGCCGCCGAGAGACGCGCCGCGGCGTCGAGGGCCTGGGGAAGAACCCGCTGCGCGGCCTCGCCGATCATGATCGATTCCGTCGCGCTCCGGGAGAAGGACGCGAGAAGGGCGCCGGCGGCGATCGCCGCGGGGAGGCCCACCGCCAGGACCTGCTGCTGCAGCCTCACGGAAGTACTTTGTCCGCCGACTCGAATCTGGGCCCGAGGCCCGCCGCGCGGGCGGCCGCCGCGTTGACCGTCACGGTCACGCGCCCGGCGTGCACGGTCTCGGATTCGGAACGGCCTTCCAGGCGGGCGCGCAGGGCCCGGGCCGCGGCGCGGCCCATCTCGTGGAAGGTCACCGCGACCGTGGCGGACGCGCCGCGCTCGGCCAACCCCTCCGTCGGGCCGAAGAAGGGTATCTTCCGGGCCGCGGCGTACTCCCGCACGGTCGCGAAGCTCTGCTCGTTGACGAGCGCCGGGTCGGGCATGAGCCACAGGCCGTCCGTCGGGCCGTCGAGCCCGCGCAGGCGCTCGGGCAGGAGCGAGGGGGGGTCGATGCGTTCCGAGAGGACGACGAGGCCTTGCCCCTCGCCGGCCGCCGCGAGGGCCTCCACGTCGTCGCGGGACGCTTCCGAGGACCAGAAGACCCGCAGGACGCGGAGCTTCGGCGCGAGCGCGCGAAGGCGCGAGACGAGGACGGCGGGCTCGGGGAGCAGCGACACGCTGCTCAGCGCGCCGCCTCGGCCGGCCCCGACGGAGGGCGCGAGGCAGGCGACCACCACGGCGTCCCGCGGCCAGCGGCGCGCCGCGGCCTTGCTGCCGATGGCCACGAACGCCGACGCCTGGGCCGACGGCCGCTCGTCCGCGGAGACGACGGTCACCGTCGAGCCCCACGCCTCGGCGAACCCCTCGAGGGCCTGGCGGTAGTGCGCGGAATCGGAGGACAGGACCGCGACGGGCGCCGCGGAGCTCCCGCCGGCGGGCGCGGCCCCCGCCGGGGCCGCAAGCAGGAGCGCGAGAAGGGGAAGAGGAGCCCTCACAGGCCGAACCTCTTCGTCACGCCGCCCTCGACGCGGCGCGGCAGGACCGTGCCGTCGGCCCATTCGACGCGGTAAGGCTGGAGGAGGTCCAGCCCGGCGAGGAAGAGCTCCCAGTCCGGATGCGGCGTCCACGACGCGCGCGCGTCGAGCCGGAAGGATCGCTTGATCGCGAGGCGGGTGCCGCGCGTCGACGAGTTCGCGTCGTAGGCGTCCTTGTAGCCGAGCAGCGCGGAGACGCCGAAGCCCCGCCCCAGCAGCGCCCGCCCGCCGACGTTGACCTTGTGCGCCGGCGTCCCGGTGCGCAGGTCGGTGCGGAACACGTCGGTCGGCCCCTTGTCGTCCTGGATCTTCTCGTAGGTGTAGTTGGCGAAGACCGCTCGGCCCGCGGAGACCGTGAATTCCTCGGAGAGCTCGACGCCCCAGGCCGAGGCGCGGTTGCGGTTGTCGTAGCTGACGACGCTCGGCGCGCCCGGCGTCAGGACGAAGGGGAAGTTCCGGTCGCGGATCTCCATGCGGTAGACGACGAGCTCGGAGCTCAGGGCCCCGTCGAGCGCCCGGGCGCGCCAGCCGGCCTCCCAGGAGGACAGGTGCTGGGGGCCGAGCTCGGCGTTTCCCACGAGACGTATGGGCGCCGACAGCCGGTAGTCGGCATGCTTGTTGAACAGCGCCGGCATCGTGTGCGCGTTCGCGTACGAGAGCCGCAGGCCGTGGTCCTCGTGCGGCGAGTACAGCGCCGCCGCCTGCCAGGAGGGCTGCAGGCCGGCCACCTGGGAGTCCTCGAGCGAGACGCCGGCGACGGCCGTCAGCTCGTCGGCGACCTTCGCCGAATGGTGCGTGAACCAGCGCGCGATCTCGTTCTGCTGGGCGGGATGGCCGGCGAAGGTCTGGTCCGAGTAGGCGCCCGTCAGGCGCCGGCCGGCGCCGACGACGGAGTTCACGCGCTCCTCGGCCCACGCGGAGCGGTGCAGGAGCTCGGCGTCGTATTGGTACGTCCTCAACGCGACCGTGCCGGCGAACAGGGGATCGGCGGCCACGTCCATCCCCGCGCGGGAGACGACGGCCTCGAGCGCGCCGGCCGAGTCCAGCTTCCTCGCGGCCCGGAGCATCTCGAAATCCTCGGCTCGCGTCGCCCGCTGGACGGGGACCACCCCCGGGATGCCCTGCGACTGCCAGGAGCCGCCGGCCAGTACCTCGAGGTCCGTCCGCGCGTCCGGCGTGAGGACGCCGCGGACGTTCAGCTTGTTGGAGTGGAGATAGTCGTTGGCCTCGCCGACGCCGGACGGGCCCGGATTGCCCTGGATCTGCTGGAAGGTGTGGCTGACGCGCAGGCCGCCCAGACGCCCGCCCGCCTCCGCCGACTCGGCCGTCGCGCGCATGCGGTCGCCGGCGCGGGCCGAGAGGCTCCCGGCCGGCGCGCTCCGGGGCTTGCGGGTGACGACGTTGACGACGCCCAGCGCGGAGTTCGAGCCGTACAGCGCCGCGTTGGGGCCGCGCACGATCTCGACGCGCTCGATGTCCTGCATCTGGACGGGCAGGCTCGCCCAGTAGACGCCTCCGAGGAAGGGAGAGTACGCGGAACGCCCGTCGACGAGCACCTGCATCTCCGAGACGAAATCCCGGGAGAACCCGCGCGCGGAGACGATCGCCCGGTTGCCGTCGGCGGAGCGGGCGCAGACGACGTCCATGCCCGCGCGGAAGCGAAGCAGGTCGGGGAGGCTCGAGTAGCCGTACGCCTTGATCTCCTCCGAGGTGACGACGTCGACGGCCGCGGGCGCGCGCCACGCGGACTCCGGGCGGCGCGAGGCGACGCTGACCGTCGCCTCCTCCTGGAAGAACTCGAAGACGTCGTCCTGGGCGCGAGCCGGGACGGCCGCGAACGCCAGGAGGAGCATCGCCCTCAAAGGCCGAACCTCTTGGTCACGCCGCCCTCGAAGAGGCGAGGCGCGGCGGTGCCGTCGGCGTGCTCGACCCGGTACGGCTGAAGGAGGTTCTGGCCGGCGAGGAAGACCTCCCAGTCGGGCCGCGGCGTCCAGGCCAGGCGCGCGTCGAGGCGGAACGAGCGCGCGACCTGCCTGCGGGTGCCGCGGGTCGAGGAGTTCGCCTCGTAGGCGTCCTTGTAGCCGAGCAAGGCGGAGGCGCTCAAGCCCCGCCCCAGCAAGGTCCGGGCCCCGACGTTAGCCTTATGCGCCGGAGTCCCTCGACGCAGGTCCGTGGCGAAGGTGTCGGTGGGACCCTTGTCGTCCTGGATCCGCTCGAACGTGTAGTTGGCGAAGAGCGCGCGGCCGGCGGCGAAGGCGTACTCCTCGGACAACTCGACGCCGTGGGCCGAGGCGCGGTTGCTGTTGTCGTAGGTGATGACGCGCGGGGGGCCCAGACTCTGGAAGAAATTGAAATTGCGGTCCTCGAGCTGCATGAAGTAGAGGGCGACTCCCGACTTCAGCCTGCCGTCCATGGCCCGGCAGGTCCAGCCCGTCTCCCAGGACGTCATCTGCTGCGGCGCGAGGTCCGGATTGCCGAGGAAGCTCGTGGCCGGCGACAGGCTGAAATCGCCGTACTTGTTGAACAGCGGCGGCATCGTCGGGGCGCGCGCGTACGACACGCGGAAAACGTGCTCCTCCCGCGGGGAGTAGAGCGCCGCGCCCTGCCAGGCGGGCTGGAAGCCGCCCACCCGGGAGTTCTCGAGCGACACGCCGGCGACCACGGTGACCTCGTCGGTGAGCGCCGCCGAGTGATGCGTGAACCCGCGCACGACCCGGTTCTTCTCGGAGGGATGCCCGGTGAAGAGCTGATCGGAGTACAGTCCCGCCAGGCGCCAGCCGGCGCCCACGGCGGAGTGGACCTTCTCGTCGGCCCAGGCCGACCGGTGGAGGATTTCCGCGTCGTACTGATAGACGCGAAGATCCACCGGACGGAGGATGAAGCGGTCCGAGTTGAGGCGGAACTCGGAGCGGGAGACGGCCGCCTCGAGCGCCCCCGCCGAGCCCAGGTCCCTCTCGGCGCGCAGCAGCTGGAAGTCGTGCCGGTGGGCCGAGCGCGTGTCGACGGAGAACCCCGGCACGCCCAAAGTCTGCCAGGAGCCTCCGCCCATGAACTCGAGCGACGTCGCCTCGTCGGGATCGAGGCGGGCGCGCACGTTGAGCTTGTTCGAGTGGAAGAAGTCGTTGGCCTCGCCGACGCCGTTCGGGGCCGGGGCTCCCGGAGCCTCCTCGAAGGTGTGGCTGACGCGCAGCCCGCCCGACGGTCCGCCGGCCTCCGCGGCCTCGGCGCTCGAGAGCACGCGGTTGCCTCCGCGCAGCGACAGGCTCCCCGCGGGCTTCTTGCCCGGCTTGCGGGTGATGATGTTGATGACGCCGAGGGCGGCGTTGGAGCCGTAGAGGGCGGCGTTGGGGCCCCGCACGACCTCCACGCGCTCGATGTCCTGCATCTGGACGGGAAGGCTCGCCCAATAGACGCCCCCGAGGAAGGAGGAATAGACGGAGCGCCCGTCGACGAGCACCTGCATCTCGGAGACGAGGTCGCGGGAGAAGCCGCGGGCGGAGACGATCGCGCGGTTGCCGTCCGCGGAGCGGCCGTCGATGACGTCCATGCCCGCCCGGAAGCGGAGGATGTCCCACAGGTCCCGGTAGCCGTACGCCTTGATCTCCTCGGCGGTGACGACGTCGACCGCCACGGGCGTGCGCCAGGCCGACTCCGGGCGGCGGGACGCGGTATAGACCTTCGCCTCCTCCCGGAAGAACTCGAAGGCGTCGTCCGCGCGCGCCGGAACGGCCGAGAACGCCGCCAGCAGCAGCCCGCCGAAGAGGGTCGATCGTATCATATTACTTATATTACAATAGTCGCGTCGCCAAAGGAATAGAGACGGTAGCCGAGGGCGACGGCCTCGCGGTACGCCGCGAGCAGCCGCTCGCGGCCCGCGAAGGCGCTGGCCAGCAGCAGCGGCGTAGAGCGCGGGAGATGGAAGTTCGTGATCAGCGCGTCGATGCCGCGGAAGCGGAAGCCGGGCGTGATGTACAGCGCGCTCTCGCCGGAGCCGGGGCCGAAGCCCTCGGGACGCGCGGCGAGCGTCTCCAAGGTGCGCGTCGTCGTCGTGCCGACGGAGACGACGCGTCCGCCCTTGGCCCGGGCCTCCGCGATGATCCGGGCCTCGCCGGGCTCGACCTCGTAGCGCTCGCCCAGCATCACGTGCGCGGAGGCGTCCTCGCTCGTGATCGGCCGGAAGGTGCCGCGGCCGACGTGCAAGGTCACGAAGGCGAAGTTCACGCCCGAGCTTTCGAGCTTCTTCATCAGCTCGGGCGTGAAATGCATCCCCGCGGTCGGCGCCGCGATCGAGCCGTCGTCGCGCGCGTACACCGTCTGATAGCGCGCGGCGTCGGCGCGGGAGGGCACGCGCTTCTTGGCGATGTAGGGCGGAAGGGGGGGAAGGCCGTGCTCGGCGAGGTACGGCCGAAGGTCGGCGGCGGCGAACTTGAGCCTGTACTCGCCCTCCCCGGTCAGGCCCTCGACCGTCGCGGTCATCCCGCCCGGGAACTCCAGGGACTGGCCGGCCTTGAAGCCCGAGGCGAGCGCGGCCCAGGTATCGGGAGCCAGCTCGCGCACCAGCAGAAGGTCGGCCTTGCCCCCGGTCGATTTCTTCCCGTACAGGCGGCAGGGCATGACCTTCGTGCGGTTGACGACGAGGCAGTCGCCGGGCTTCAGGAAGCGGGGGAGGTCGCGGAAGACCGCGTGCTC carries:
- a CDS encoding response regulator → MRLQQQVLAVGLPAAIAAGALLASFSRSATESIMIGEAAQRVLPQALDAAARLSAAASSGREAQLLPRVQAIQGFTGAAYAAVVSPDGRVLAHTNVLEQGRRRVDPASRRALDSSAPLVEEIFEAGGRRLLLGLPIWRPEEEFLLSAKDRTRAGTLLLSLPLDVTLESARRVGRQVVGLVLVFCAAALAVTLGLLRMILRRLRAVADATVKVAAGDYGASVPAGSSDELGDLAGAFNRMSAALSRTVVSRNRLEETLSVARATLEASADGILVVAADMRIVTFNRRFVEMWGLREEDVADRDNRRLVLLVTPQVSDPEGFLKRSTHDYDDFEVGEQRDVVRLKDGRVFERISRPYRLEKTAVGRTLTFRDLTPFMEAERMKGQFMANVSHELRTPLNAVVGAAGLLRGTRLDDDQRESVETLSRAAQSLLDLIDDVLDFSKIEADRMTMERVVLRPADVLSDAAALVAPGAAEKGLRLTVDAGEASALRAYGDPGRLRQVLLNMLSNAVKFTESGEIAAALRVRELGEPFVELEFSVRDTGIGITREQGARLFEPFAQADGSTTRRYGGTGLGLAISKSLAALMGGEFGYESVPERGSRFWLKVPLERAEAAAGHGGDGALPPPPPPSRPRDHLRVLIVEDNAINRRLLVRQLARLGCSSEAAANGAEALEALNSGEYGLVFMDCQMPGMDGLEAAAEVRRREAGRRRVPIVAFTANATDADRRRCLEAGMDDFIGKPATLEALSAAIERWDLPVDERVLGNFVELAGAGGDARGLFEDFSTDAAANLAAARAAAGRGDPASAARA
- a CDS encoding TonB-dependent receptor gives rise to the protein MRAMLLLAFAAVPARAQDDVFEFFQEEATVSVASRRPESAWRAPAAVDVVTSEEIKAYGYSSLPDLLRFRAGMDVVCARSADGNRAIVSARGFSRDFVSEMQVLVDGRSAYSPFLGGVYWASLPVQMQDIERVEIVRGPNAALYGSNSALGVVNVVTRKPRSAPAGSLSARAGDRMRATAESAEAGGRLGGLRVSHTFQQIQGNPGPSGVGEANDYLHSNKLNVRGVLTPDARTDLEVLAGGSWQSQGIPGVVPVQRATRAEDFEMLRAARKLDSAGALEAVVSRAGMDVAADPLFAGTVALRTYQYDAELLHRSAWAEERVNSVVGAGRRLTGAYSDQTFAGHPAQQNEIARWFTHHSAKVADELTAVAGVSLEDSQVAGLQPSWQAAALYSPHEDHGLRLSYANAHTMPALFNKHADYRLSAPIRLVGNAELGPQHLSSWEAGWRARALDGALSSELVVYRMEIRDRNFPFVLTPGAPSVVSYDNRNRASAWGVELSEEFTVSAGRAVFANYTYEKIQDDKGPTDVFRTDLRTGTPAHKVNVGGRALLGRGFGVSALLGYKDAYDANSSTRGTRLAIKRSFRLDARASWTPHPDWELFLAGLDLLQPYRVEWADGTVLPRRVEGGVTKRFGL
- the queA gene encoding tRNA preQ1(34) S-adenosylmethionine ribosyltransferase-isomerase QueA produces the protein MPLSDFDYEYPESQIASSAAEPRDSARLMVLDRGAGTIEHAVFRDLPRFLKPGDCLVVNRTKVMPCRLYGKKSTGGKADLLLVRELAPDTWAALASGFKAGQSLEFPGGMTATVEGLTGEGEYRLKFAAADLRPYLAEHGLPPLPPYIAKKRVPSRADAARYQTVYARDDGSIAAPTAGMHFTPELMKKLESSGVNFAFVTLHVGRGTFRPITSEDASAHVMLGERYEVEPGEARIIAEARAKGGRVVSVGTTTTRTLETLAARPEGFGPGSGESALYITPGFRFRGIDALITNFHLPRSTPLLLASAFAGRERLLAAYREAVALGYRLYSFGDATIVI
- a CDS encoding TonB-dependent receptor is translated as MIRSTLFGGLLLAAFSAVPARADDAFEFFREEAKVYTASRRPESAWRTPVAVDVVTAEEIKAYGYRDLWDILRFRAGMDVIDGRSADGNRAIVSARGFSRDLVSEMQVLVDGRSVYSSFLGGVYWASLPVQMQDIERVEVVRGPNAALYGSNAALGVINIITRKPGKKPAGSLSLRGGNRVLSSAEAAEAGGPSGGLRVSHTFEEAPGAPAPNGVGEANDFFHSNKLNVRARLDPDEATSLEFMGGGSWQTLGVPGFSVDTRSAHRHDFQLLRAERDLGSAGALEAAVSRSEFRLNSDRFILRPVDLRVYQYDAEILHRSAWADEKVHSAVGAGWRLAGLYSDQLFTGHPSEKNRVVRGFTHHSAALTDEVTVVAGVSLENSRVGGFQPAWQGAALYSPREEHVFRVSYARAPTMPPLFNKYGDFSLSPATSFLGNPDLAPQQMTSWETGWTCRAMDGRLKSGVALYFMQLEDRNFNFFQSLGPPRVITYDNSNRASAHGVELSEEYAFAAGRALFANYTFERIQDDKGPTDTFATDLRRGTPAHKANVGARTLLGRGLSASALLGYKDAYEANSSTRGTRRQVARSFRLDARLAWTPRPDWEVFLAGQNLLQPYRVEHADGTAAPRLFEGGVTKRFGL